A portion of the Adhaeribacter radiodurans genome contains these proteins:
- a CDS encoding LacI family DNA-binding transcriptional regulator produces the protein MNKKVSLKDIAQQAGVSTALVSYVLSGKEKESRVGREIASKIKEIAHELNYQPNHLAKSLRSGKTHTIGLIIADISNPFFANIARIVEDEAKKFGYTVIIGSSDENPEKSWDLLNVLRNRQVDGFIIVSSENSQNQIYFLKDQHIPFVLLDRYFPDIQSDFVSINNFKAAYDAGLHLIKNGYCRIGFIGYKSELFHMQERIRGYQQALKENNLNNKKNWLKRVSIQHIEKEVRASINELTATDNGVEAIIFATYSLAVNGLKYLNELKLKVPADVAIVSFGQAEVFDLYYCPITYLHQPISDLGKTAVELLIKKLKNPDEGMRQVLMEAKLICRESSEAKI, from the coding sequence GTGAACAAAAAGGTTTCATTAAAAGACATAGCTCAACAAGCCGGAGTTTCTACCGCTTTGGTATCGTATGTTTTGAGCGGCAAAGAAAAGGAAAGCCGGGTTGGGCGCGAAATTGCTTCTAAAATTAAAGAAATTGCGCACGAACTAAATTACCAACCCAACCATCTGGCAAAAAGCCTAAGAAGTGGCAAGACGCACACTATCGGTTTAATTATTGCAGATATTTCTAACCCGTTCTTTGCCAACATTGCCCGGATTGTAGAAGACGAAGCGAAGAAATTTGGCTATACTGTTATCATTGGCAGCTCCGACGAAAATCCAGAGAAATCCTGGGACTTATTAAATGTACTACGTAATCGCCAGGTAGATGGCTTTATAATCGTTTCCTCCGAAAACTCTCAAAATCAAATATATTTCTTAAAAGACCAGCACATACCTTTTGTTTTGCTGGACCGGTATTTTCCGGATATTCAATCTGATTTTGTATCCATCAACAATTTTAAAGCCGCCTACGATGCCGGCTTGCATTTGATTAAAAATGGCTACTGCCGCATTGGGTTTATCGGTTACAAATCCGAACTTTTTCATATGCAAGAAAGAATCCGGGGCTACCAGCAGGCTTTAAAAGAAAATAACCTAAATAACAAAAAAAACTGGTTAAAAAGAGTTAGCATCCAACATATAGAGAAAGAAGTAAGAGCTTCCATTAACGAGTTAACAGCTACTGATAATGGTGTGGAAGCAATTATTTTTGCTACCTATAGCTTAGCGGTGAACGGTTTAAAGTACTTGAATGAATTAAAGTTAAAAGTACCTGCCGATGTAGCTATTGTTAGTTTTGGCCAGGCCGAAGTTTTTGATTTGTATTATTGCCCCATTACTTATTTACACCAACCCATTAGCGATTTAGGTAAAACGGCAGTGGAATTATTGATTAAAAAATTAAAAAATCCGGATGAAGGAA
- a CDS encoding 2-dehydro-3-deoxygalactonokinase: MRNTLLCCDWGTSSLRLSLVNTQKLQVIDEVSGQEGIASTYNAWKEGTEKKIAQKEFFQQILQQQINVLATKRGIDLNGIPVVLSGMASSSIGLEELAYAEVPFAIDGSKAAVRLFEKQPEFPHETVLISGVRNHRDVMRGEETQLIGLVNLMDLPDSREKEIVFVFPGTHSKHIQVREGAIVDFQTYMTGEIFNVVAQNSILKNSIESPLHEELTEEDWQGFSKGIQESAQATILHTLFSARTNQLFNRLTKTQNFYYLSGLLIGTELRSLQQRIKSQIILSSGSNLYPFYQRAIEELHLADQTLYVSPEIIDKAAMVGQVRIFEQQLTHF; this comes from the coding sequence ATGAGAAATACTTTACTATGCTGTGATTGGGGCACGTCTAGTTTGCGATTAAGTTTGGTAAATACCCAGAAGTTGCAGGTCATAGACGAAGTTTCGGGCCAAGAAGGAATTGCCAGCACCTATAATGCCTGGAAAGAGGGAACAGAAAAAAAAATAGCTCAGAAAGAATTCTTTCAGCAGATATTGCAGCAACAAATTAATGTTTTAGCTACTAAACGGGGCATTGATTTGAATGGTATTCCGGTAGTATTATCAGGAATGGCATCTTCTTCCATTGGTTTGGAAGAGCTTGCTTATGCCGAAGTGCCCTTTGCCATTGACGGAAGCAAAGCTGCTGTACGATTATTTGAGAAACAACCTGAATTTCCGCACGAAACCGTGTTAATCTCAGGAGTACGGAACCACCGCGATGTGATGCGGGGCGAAGAAACCCAATTAATAGGCCTGGTAAACTTAATGGACTTGCCAGATAGCAGGGAAAAGGAAATTGTTTTTGTTTTTCCGGGTACACATTCCAAGCACATTCAAGTACGAGAGGGAGCGATCGTCGATTTTCAAACCTATATGACGGGTGAGATTTTTAATGTAGTGGCACAGAACAGTATTTTGAAAAATTCAATTGAAAGCCCCCTTCACGAAGAATTAACTGAAGAAGATTGGCAGGGCTTTAGTAAAGGAATTCAGGAATCGGCGCAAGCAACCATTTTGCATACTTTATTTTCCGCCCGGACGAATCAACTATTTAACCGTCTCACTAAAACGCAAAACTTTTATTATTTAAGTGGCCTATTAATCGGTACTGAATTAAGAAGCTTACAACAAAGAATTAAGTCGCAAATAATTTTAAGTAGCGGAAGTAATCTGTATCCGTTTTACCAAAGAGCCATAGAAGAACTGCATTTAGCTGACCAAACCCTGTATGTTTCGCCAGAAATAATTGACAAAGCGGCCATGGTAGGGCAGGTGCGGATTTTTGAACAACAGCTCACGCATTTCTGA
- a CDS encoding MFS transporter: MSRTKIGNYRWVVVGLLFTATTINYLDRQIIGLLKPTLEKEFNWTETDFARIVMAFTAAYAIGLLLSGRIIDKIGTKLGYTITVVVWSAAAMLHAIAKSAVGFGIARVGLGIGEAGNFPAAMKAVAEWFPKSERAKATGIFNAGTSIGVVMALIIVPGILKYYGWQEVFWITGALGFVWLIFWLIFYEVPARQKRLSASELEYITNGQDQETNIPTDGNSVKWFKLFTFPQTWAFITGKGLIDPIYWFFLFWLPSYFASTFNLDLKKPSLPLMIIYAATTVGSIGGGYFSSYLIKRGMPTLKARKTALFIFAILEISIILAQFATDVWVAVGLISLAVAVHQAWATNVFTTASDMFPKEAVSSVVGIGGMAGAVGGIFFPILVGYLLDSYKAQGNISAGYNLLFTICGFTYLTAWIIIHLLTRKAKKVEAYQLA; the protein is encoded by the coding sequence ATGTCGCGTACAAAAATTGGAAATTATCGATGGGTTGTAGTAGGATTATTATTTACGGCTACTACCATTAATTACCTGGACCGCCAAATAATTGGTTTATTAAAGCCTACTCTCGAAAAAGAATTTAATTGGACCGAAACTGATTTTGCCCGCATTGTAATGGCATTTACAGCCGCTTACGCCATTGGACTTTTATTATCGGGGCGGATAATAGATAAAATTGGTACTAAGCTGGGTTATACCATTACCGTAGTGGTATGGAGCGCTGCGGCTATGTTGCACGCCATTGCCAAAAGTGCGGTTGGTTTTGGCATAGCCCGGGTGGGTTTAGGAATTGGAGAAGCAGGTAATTTTCCGGCAGCTATGAAAGCCGTTGCCGAGTGGTTTCCGAAAAGCGAAAGAGCCAAAGCTACCGGTATTTTTAACGCTGGTACCAGCATTGGCGTAGTAATGGCCTTAATAATTGTACCCGGGATTTTAAAATATTATGGTTGGCAGGAAGTTTTCTGGATTACGGGGGCGCTAGGTTTTGTTTGGTTAATTTTCTGGTTAATTTTTTACGAAGTTCCAGCCCGGCAAAAACGTTTATCTGCTTCGGAGTTAGAATACATTACCAATGGACAAGACCAGGAAACCAACATTCCAACTGATGGGAATTCTGTTAAATGGTTTAAATTATTTACTTTCCCGCAAACCTGGGCGTTTATTACCGGTAAAGGTTTAATCGATCCTATATATTGGTTCTTTTTGTTCTGGTTACCTTCTTATTTTGCTTCCACATTTAATTTAGATTTAAAAAAACCAAGTCTGCCCTTAATGATTATTTATGCCGCAACTACGGTGGGTAGCATTGGGGGTGGGTACTTTTCATCGTACCTGATAAAAAGGGGAATGCCTACTTTAAAAGCCCGTAAAACTGCTTTATTTATTTTTGCAATTTTAGAAATTTCCATTATTCTGGCTCAGTTTGCAACGGATGTTTGGGTGGCCGTAGGATTAATTAGTTTAGCGGTAGCTGTACACCAAGCCTGGGCTACTAACGTTTTCACAACTGCTTCAGATATGTTTCCGAAAGAGGCAGTTAGTTCAGTAGTTGGTATTGGAGGAATGGCCGGAGCAGTAGGAGGTATCTTTTTCCCGATTCTGGTAGGATACTTACTCGATAGTTATAAAGCACAGGGTAATATTTCGGCTGGTTACAATTTATTATTTACTATTTGCGGCTTTACTTATTTAACTGCCTGGATTATCATTCATTTGCTCACCCGCAAAGCGAAAAAAGTAGAGGCGTATCAATTAGCGTAA
- a CDS encoding glycoside hydrolase family 16 protein encodes MANYRIKAISTCLGMLCAVAVSAQNPKPKATNQHVVFFDDFSGPKLDRSKWNVIVTGFHVNNEQQAYVDSSATIYISHKAEAAGANNGVLVIEPKYSLGFVTKDGKKFDFLSGRLDTRKKVEFQYGTAAARMKLPEGAGFWPAFWAMGDGRWPDIGEIDIMENVGEPDWTGVALHGPGYSGETPLVNKGFLKRGNDITKWHVYSVDWTKDSLIFKVDDVIVYRATRPMVEHYGRWSYDNPKYLIVNLALGGAYPFKTNGVKNPYNGIPETTVQKIKEGKGKVLVDWVKITKRL; translated from the coding sequence ATGGCCAATTATAGAATTAAAGCAATTTCTACCTGTCTCGGGATGCTGTGTGCTGTAGCAGTTTCGGCGCAGAACCCAAAACCAAAAGCCACGAATCAACACGTGGTCTTTTTCGATGATTTTTCGGGTCCAAAACTGGACCGGTCTAAATGGAATGTGATTGTAACCGGGTTTCACGTAAATAACGAACAACAAGCTTATGTAGACTCTTCGGCTACCATTTACATCTCTCATAAAGCGGAAGCTGCCGGAGCGAATAATGGGGTGCTGGTGATTGAACCTAAATACAGCCTGGGTTTTGTTACGAAAGATGGAAAGAAATTTGATTTTCTTTCCGGAAGATTGGATACCCGCAAAAAAGTGGAATTTCAGTACGGCACGGCGGCTGCCCGCATGAAGTTACCTGAGGGAGCGGGCTTTTGGCCCGCCTTTTGGGCCATGGGCGATGGAAGATGGCCCGACATTGGAGAAATAGATATTATGGAAAACGTAGGTGAACCAGATTGGACGGGCGTAGCCTTACACGGTCCTGGTTATTCGGGTGAAACGCCGCTGGTAAACAAAGGCTTTCTAAAACGCGGCAATGATATAACCAAATGGCACGTTTATTCGGTAGATTGGACCAAAGATTCGTTAATATTTAAGGTAGATGATGTAATTGTTTACCGCGCTACCCGGCCCATGGTAGAACATTACGGCAGATGGTCGTACGATAATCCGAAGTATTTAATTGTTAATCTGGCTTTAGGTGGTGCTTATCCTTTTAAAACCAATGGCGTGAAAAATCCCTATAATGGTATTCCGGAAACTACCGTTCAGAAGATAAAAGAGGGGAAAGGAAAAGTATTGGTAGATTGGGTAAAAATAACAAAGCGGTTGTAA
- a CDS encoding ligand-binding sensor domain-containing protein yields the protein MLRILFLIFQVLLFITPAFAQLTNEGNPFINNYTQKNFKASPLNGAIVQDNRGVLFFGNTYGFLEFDGNNWRLVELPNKTIVRSLAKDNKGQIYVGGQNDFGYLQPDAQGQMQYVSLKPLIPAKFKEFEDVWKIYPTNEGVYFSTSSGFYVFRNGKIYLFPIPGGLSGSLFYVQEQLFIQVPGRGIYEIKNKQATFIPHSEPLGNYTVVEMLPFTNNRILMVTQENGVFVYDNYSDFKSWPTPAADFFKLNRINCAIALPIGYAFGSTLGGLLILDQNGNPQKLLNRENGLQNNHIQQICQDNAGNLWLGLNNGIDYVEINSPFTQFNAKNGVPGTGYASLLHAGKLFLGTNDGLYYKNWAANENPLASSSFQLMAGTQGQVNNLQLINGQILLAHHNGPFAIMNNKAVRISDHTGLWLFLELKSKPGYVLGGTYTGILLYKKEAGKLVFVRKISGFQESSRVMEEDEFGNIWVGHVYKGIYKLKLSESLDKVQNLKFYNNRHGFPSNLFINVFKINNQLVFTGESGIYQYNKQKDRFEENEEFSKYFDKNTHIRKLIQDREGNIWFSAGDEMGVLQKRGDGTYTIEIKTFNKLAGRLVSRFELIAHYNDSTVFIGTNEGFVLYNPAFPEGKLPDPSFLTLIRKVETTAGSRDSLLSGGTYLAKGVSTVVQPPNKTPQLPYRLNSLRFTFSATSYEEANKMQYQYFLEGYDPNWSLWTPASQKEYTNLMEGTYVFHVRGQDIYHKTSSEATYTFTVAPPWYRTIWAYIFYVIFAFLLILLLRKFIKQQEIIERERLRQEQDKALKLQEAQHAEQVLKAEKEIIKLNNEKLENELLHKNKELASSAMHVTQSLDSIHRLKDQLQDTMIRINDGEALHHMRKLLRSVEEEINFENNWEQFEVHFNQIHQDFIKRLRNDYPQLTHRDIKLCTYLRLNLSSKEIASLLNLSLRGVETSRYRIRKKMNLEQEVNLTEFILKY from the coding sequence GTGCTAAGAATACTATTTTTAATTTTTCAAGTTCTCCTATTTATAACACCTGCTTTTGCTCAACTTACTAATGAGGGAAATCCCTTTATAAATAACTATACGCAAAAGAATTTTAAGGCTTCTCCGTTAAATGGCGCTATTGTACAGGATAACCGGGGAGTATTATTTTTTGGCAACACTTATGGTTTTTTAGAATTTGACGGAAATAATTGGCGATTAGTAGAGCTGCCGAATAAAACCATTGTTCGTTCATTGGCGAAAGATAACAAAGGCCAGATATATGTAGGCGGTCAAAATGATTTTGGATATTTGCAGCCCGATGCGCAAGGGCAAATGCAATATGTATCTTTAAAACCATTGATTCCGGCCAAATTTAAAGAATTTGAGGACGTCTGGAAAATTTACCCCACCAACGAGGGCGTTTATTTTAGCACCAGTTCCGGGTTTTATGTATTCCGAAACGGGAAAATTTACTTATTCCCGATTCCGGGTGGATTAAGTGGTTCCTTATTTTACGTACAGGAACAATTATTCATTCAGGTGCCCGGAAGAGGTATTTACGAAATCAAAAACAAGCAGGCGACTTTTATTCCGCACAGCGAGCCATTGGGCAACTACACTGTAGTAGAAATGCTGCCCTTTACCAATAACCGAATTTTAATGGTTACCCAAGAGAATGGCGTTTTTGTTTACGATAATTACAGTGACTTTAAATCATGGCCAACTCCGGCTGCTGATTTTTTTAAATTAAATCGTATTAACTGTGCTATTGCTCTGCCAATTGGCTATGCCTTTGGGTCTACGTTGGGTGGGTTGCTGATATTAGATCAGAATGGGAATCCTCAAAAATTATTAAACAGGGAAAACGGATTACAAAACAACCATATTCAGCAAATTTGCCAGGATAATGCTGGTAACCTATGGCTAGGCTTGAACAATGGAATTGATTACGTAGAAATTAATTCTCCTTTTACCCAGTTTAACGCGAAAAACGGCGTTCCGGGTACGGGTTATGCTTCGTTGTTACACGCCGGTAAATTATTTTTAGGTACCAACGATGGTTTGTATTACAAAAATTGGGCGGCTAACGAAAATCCTCTTGCCAGCTCTTCTTTCCAGCTTATGGCCGGTACTCAAGGGCAGGTCAATAACTTGCAGCTAATAAACGGACAAATATTGTTAGCGCACCACAATGGCCCTTTTGCCATTATGAACAATAAAGCCGTACGAATTTCGGACCATACCGGCCTATGGCTATTTTTAGAGTTGAAATCCAAACCCGGCTATGTTTTGGGGGGCACGTACACCGGCATTTTATTGTATAAAAAAGAAGCGGGTAAATTAGTTTTTGTTCGCAAGATTAGTGGTTTCCAGGAATCATCGCGGGTAATGGAAGAAGACGAATTTGGTAATATTTGGGTGGGGCATGTTTATAAGGGTATTTATAAATTAAAACTTTCGGAAAGTTTAGATAAAGTACAAAACCTGAAATTTTATAATAACCGCCACGGCTTTCCTTCTAATTTATTTATAAATGTGTTTAAAATAAATAACCAGTTGGTATTTACCGGCGAAAGCGGAATTTATCAGTACAATAAACAAAAGGATCGCTTTGAGGAAAACGAAGAATTTAGTAAATATTTTGATAAAAATACTCATATCCGCAAGCTCATTCAAGATCGGGAAGGTAACATCTGGTTTTCGGCGGGCGATGAAATGGGTGTGTTACAAAAGCGGGGCGATGGCACCTATACAATCGAAATTAAAACTTTTAATAAACTGGCCGGTCGGTTAGTTTCCCGGTTTGAGCTTATTGCTCATTATAATGACTCCACTGTTTTCATTGGCACCAACGAAGGATTTGTTTTATACAACCCTGCTTTTCCGGAAGGTAAATTACCCGATCCATCATTTCTTACTTTAATCCGGAAAGTAGAAACAACGGCTGGCTCCCGCGATTCTTTACTATCTGGCGGAACTTACCTTGCAAAAGGTGTAAGTACGGTCGTTCAGCCGCCAAATAAAACGCCACAATTGCCATATCGATTAAACTCGTTACGATTTACTTTTAGCGCCACTTCCTACGAAGAAGCTAATAAAATGCAATATCAATACTTTTTGGAAGGCTACGATCCCAATTGGTCCTTGTGGACACCAGCTTCCCAAAAAGAGTATACCAATTTAATGGAGGGAACTTATGTATTTCATGTGCGCGGCCAGGATATTTACCATAAAACCAGTTCCGAAGCTACTTATACCTTTACCGTTGCCCCGCCCTGGTACCGAACTATTTGGGCGTACATTTTTTATGTTATTTTTGCTTTCTTACTAATTTTATTGCTCAGAAAATTTATTAAACAACAAGAAATAATAGAAAGAGAAAGGTTGCGACAGGAACAAGACAAGGCTTTAAAATTACAAGAAGCGCAACACGCCGAGCAAGTATTAAAAGCCGAAAAAGAAATAATTAAACTGAATAATGAAAAACTGGAAAACGAACTCCTCCACAAGAATAAAGAATTAGCCTCGTCGGCGATGCACGTAACGCAAAGCTTAGACAGTATTCACCGGTTGAAGGACCAATTACAGGATACCATGATCCGGATTAACGACGGAGAAGCGCTGCACCACATGCGAAAGTTATTACGGTCGGTGGAAGAAGAGATAAACTTCGAAAATAACTGGGAACAATTCGAAGTTCACTTCAACCAAATTCACCAGGATTTTATAAAACGCTTACGAAATGATTATCCGCAGCTTACCCACCGGGATATTAAATTATGTACTTATCTACGTCTTAATCTTTCGAGTAAAGAAATTGCTTCTCTTCTCAATTTATCTTTAAGAGGAGTGGAAACCAGCCGCTACCGGATCCGGAAGAAAATGAACTTAGAGCAAGAGGTAAACCTAACTGAATTTATTTTGAAGTATTAA
- the smc gene encoding chromosome segregation protein SMC, protein MQVSKLEIKGFKSFGDKVTINFNEGITGIVGPNGCGKSNIVDAIRWVLGEQKTRNLRSDKMENVIFNGSKNRKPQQLAEVSLTFDNNKNILPTEYSQVTVTRRYFRNGDSEYLLNNVTCRLKDITDLFLDTGIGTDSYAIIELKMVDEILNDKENSRRTLFEEAAGISKFKVRKKQTLKKLEETDADLERVEDVLFEIGKNLKSLERQAKVFERYSRLKEEYKTYSLEYARRNIAQHLQTLDRLENDLQKESDQKLNFARELDELETSLFEQKTILNLIQEQLAGEQRNLSEQTAKIRQLENDLKLKSERINYLKERLRTLHQQINLDSVALNQTQESITQLQEETVDLQSQYAEAEHQVSLSRRELEQANQHKMIIQNTAQDLTNQQRTKQNAVFQLRKDMEITQMQIVNLTNEIDRIGQTQQNDQQHADKYRTELTDLEENLTQKNHELEHLLQQEEELRANITKSETEIQNLRAKLQEINRKIDAKKNQYNLTKSLVENLEGFPEAIKFLYKSKNWQKPAPLLSDLIVCDQEYKALIESYLEPYMNFFVVDTVEDALEAIQLLNNQNKGRANFIILDEVEDLEASPTASTPKYKAAYEVVSAAEKYHNLVRYILQEVYIAHDSTPDFSSQDNRTFILKDGSIIKKPLSISGGSVGLFDGNRIGRKQNLENLALELQQLMQEAELLKVKINTQQQVLLNYQNATHQNAIKQLEKNISGWQQELVAVRVRHEQHELLKANSQNKVLDLTSQLEDLRYKSYELRPQLEEEQQELKRLENEFQAFNESLARQNEVIQNITTLYNQENIKYHQLKNRLGSLQQEINYKQKSFDTNSARLKTQEEELSNAEEEIYILEEFIQENSALLEEFNSQRQEIAQKLDQVEKEFFTVRGEIDLKDKSIRELQRKRQNADEIVASVQQAANETKIKLVAVRERLLAEFSISEEEIMQSSEASLDLPTDELNKQIAEIKIKLDNVGPVNPTAAQAYEEINERHNFIKTQREDLFQAKEALLQTINEIDTVAKQKYLDSFEMIKNNFIRVFQSLFSEDDSCDLVIADPANPLESKIEIMARPKGKRPLTINQLSGGEKTLTAISLLFAIYLLKPAPFCIFDEVDAPLDDANIDKFNNIVKKFSGESQFIVVTHNKRTMVSTDIIYGVTMLEPGVSRVIPVDLRQLA, encoded by the coding sequence ATGCAAGTATCAAAATTAGAAATTAAAGGTTTCAAAAGCTTCGGCGATAAAGTTACGATCAATTTTAACGAGGGTATTACCGGGATTGTAGGCCCTAACGGTTGTGGTAAATCCAACATTGTAGATGCTATCCGGTGGGTGCTAGGCGAGCAGAAAACCCGAAATTTGCGTTCCGATAAAATGGAGAACGTTATTTTTAACGGCTCCAAAAACCGGAAACCGCAGCAACTCGCCGAAGTGTCGCTTACCTTCGATAACAATAAAAACATTTTACCCACCGAGTACTCGCAGGTAACGGTTACCCGGCGTTATTTCCGGAACGGCGATAGCGAATATTTACTAAATAATGTAACCTGCCGACTTAAAGACATAACCGATTTATTTCTGGATACTGGTATTGGCACAGACTCGTACGCCATTATTGAATTAAAAATGGTTGATGAGATCCTGAACGATAAAGAAAACTCCCGTCGAACCTTGTTTGAGGAAGCCGCCGGAATATCTAAATTTAAAGTCCGGAAAAAGCAAACCTTAAAAAAACTCGAAGAAACCGATGCTGATTTAGAACGGGTAGAAGACGTATTATTTGAAATCGGGAAAAACCTAAAATCCTTGGAACGGCAAGCCAAGGTTTTTGAGCGTTACTCCCGTTTAAAAGAAGAATATAAAACGTACAGTCTGGAGTACGCCCGCCGTAACATTGCCCAACATTTACAAACTCTTGACCGGCTGGAAAATGATTTGCAAAAAGAATCCGATCAAAAGTTGAATTTTGCCCGTGAACTAGATGAGTTAGAAACTTCCTTATTTGAACAAAAAACAATTCTAAATTTAATTCAGGAGCAACTAGCTGGTGAGCAGCGAAACTTATCGGAGCAAACAGCTAAAATTCGGCAACTGGAAAACGATTTAAAATTAAAATCGGAGCGAATTAATTACCTGAAGGAACGTTTACGCACGCTGCACCAGCAAATTAACCTTGATTCGGTAGCGCTTAACCAAACTCAGGAAAGCATTACGCAACTGCAGGAAGAAACCGTTGATTTGCAAAGCCAATATGCCGAAGCGGAACACCAGGTAAGTTTATCGCGCCGGGAACTGGAACAAGCCAATCAGCACAAAATGATTATTCAAAATACGGCCCAGGATTTAACCAACCAGCAACGAACTAAGCAAAATGCAGTTTTCCAGCTCCGCAAGGATATGGAAATTACCCAGATGCAGATTGTTAATCTTACCAACGAAATTGACCGGATTGGACAAACGCAGCAAAACGACCAGCAGCATGCCGATAAATATCGTACGGAGCTAACCGATTTAGAAGAAAATCTAACTCAGAAAAACCACGAACTAGAACATTTATTACAGCAAGAAGAAGAACTCCGGGCGAATATTACTAAATCTGAAACGGAAATTCAGAATCTACGGGCTAAATTGCAGGAAATTAACCGTAAAATAGACGCGAAGAAGAACCAGTATAATCTTACTAAATCCTTGGTTGAAAATCTGGAAGGATTTCCGGAGGCAATCAAGTTTTTATACAAATCTAAAAACTGGCAAAAGCCAGCCCCGCTCCTCTCCGACCTGATTGTGTGTGATCAGGAATACAAAGCATTAATAGAAAGTTACCTGGAGCCCTACATGAATTTTTTCGTGGTGGATACCGTAGAAGATGCCTTAGAAGCAATTCAACTACTGAACAATCAGAACAAAGGGCGGGCTAATTTTATTATTCTGGATGAAGTGGAAGATTTAGAAGCCTCTCCTACCGCCTCCACTCCCAAATACAAAGCCGCTTACGAAGTAGTGTCAGCGGCCGAAAAATACCACAACCTGGTACGCTACATTTTGCAGGAAGTTTATATTGCCCATGATTCAACCCCCGATTTTAGCAGCCAGGATAACCGCACTTTTATCTTAAAAGATGGTTCTATTATTAAAAAGCCGTTGAGTATTTCGGGGGGCTCCGTGGGGTTGTTTGATGGAAACCGGATTGGCCGCAAGCAAAACCTCGAAAACCTGGCTCTGGAATTACAACAATTGATGCAGGAAGCGGAGTTATTAAAAGTAAAAATCAACACGCAACAACAGGTTTTACTAAATTATCAAAATGCTACCCACCAAAACGCCATCAAGCAATTAGAGAAAAATATTTCGGGATGGCAGCAGGAATTAGTAGCTGTTCGGGTCCGGCACGAGCAACACGAACTTTTAAAAGCTAACAGCCAGAACAAAGTTCTGGACTTAACCAGCCAACTCGAAGACTTACGGTATAAAAGTTACGAACTAAGACCGCAGTTAGAGGAAGAACAACAAGAATTAAAACGGCTGGAAAATGAATTTCAGGCTTTTAACGAATCTTTGGCGCGGCAGAACGAGGTCATTCAAAATATTACCACCCTTTACAACCAGGAAAATATTAAATACCACCAGCTTAAAAACCGCTTAGGTAGTTTGCAGCAGGAAATTAATTACAAGCAAAAGTCTTTTGATACCAATTCAGCCCGATTAAAAACGCAGGAGGAAGAACTGAGCAACGCCGAAGAAGAAATTTACATTTTAGAAGAGTTTATCCAAGAGAATTCGGCTTTACTCGAAGAATTTAATAGCCAGCGCCAGGAGATTGCCCAGAAACTGGATCAGGTAGAAAAAGAGTTTTTCACCGTTCGAGGTGAGATTGATTTAAAAGATAAAAGTATCCGCGAACTACAACGCAAGCGCCAAAACGCCGACGAAATTGTAGCCAGCGTACAACAAGCCGCCAACGAAACAAAAATTAAATTAGTAGCCGTGCGCGAACGCTTGTTAGCGGAGTTTAGTATTTCGGAAGAAGAAATTATGCAATCGTCGGAAGCATCTCTTGATTTGCCTACCGACGAGCTAAACAAGCAAATTGCCGAAATAAAAATCAAGCTGGATAACGTTGGTCCGGTAAACCCAACGGCGGCCCAGGCCTACGAAGAAATTAACGAACGGCACAACTTTATTAAAACCCAACGGGAAGACTTATTTCAGGCGAAAGAAGCTTTGCTGCAAACCATAAACGAAATTGATACGGTAGCCAAGCAAAAGTACCTGGATTCTTTTGAGATGATCAAGAATAACTTTATCCGGGTTTTTCAATCGCTATTTTCTGAAGACGATTCTTGTGATTTAGTTATTGCCGATCCAGCTAATCCACTGGAATCTAAAATTGAAATTATGGCCCGGCCAAAAGGAAAGCGGCCCTTAACCATTAATCAGTTATCGGGTGGGGAAAAAACATTAACGGCTATTTCGCTATTATTTGCCATTTACCTGTTAAAACCAGCGCCATTCTGTATTTTCGATGAGGTTGATGCCCCTCTGGATGATGCCAATATTGATAAGTTTAACAACATTGTAAAGAAGTTTTCCGGTGAATCGCAGTTTATTGTGGTTACCCATAACAAGCGAACTATGGTATCAACGGATATAATTTACGGAGTAACCATGCTGGAACCAGGTGTATCAAGAGTTATTCCGGTTGATTTGCGCCAGTTAGCTTAA